Proteins co-encoded in one Vidua chalybeata isolate OUT-0048 chromosome 18, bVidCha1 merged haplotype, whole genome shotgun sequence genomic window:
- the CDK2AP1 gene encoding cyclin-dependent kinase 2-associated protein 1 isoform X1, with protein MIYCIVGVNITDGHICRCCYCCKQPKVSGRRGDASLNFRTLLLLPLAMSLGMSYKPNLNAHIPGTPLNPAGGVHSPSTSMATSAQYRQLINDYGPPSLGYTQGMQGTSSSQVPQSKYAELLAIIEELGKEIRPTYAGSKSAMERLKRGIIHARGLVRECLAETERNARS; from the exons ATGATATATTGCATTGTGGGTGTCAATATAACTGACGGCCATATTTGCCGGTGCTGCTACTGCTGTAAACAACCCAAAGTGTCTGGGAGACGCGGAGACGCTTCGCTGAATTTCAGGACGCTTCTCCTCCTCCCGCTGGCCATGTCTCTGGGAATGTCTTACAAGCCCAACTTGAACGCCCACATCCCCGGGACTCCCCTCAACCCGG ctgggggtgttcactCTCCCTCCACAAGTATGGCAACATCAGCACAATACAGACAGCTCATAAACGACTACGGCCCCCCATCTCTAGGCTATACACAAGGGATGCAG GGCACCAGCAGCAGTCAAGTACCACAGAGCAAATATGCAGAACTTCTAGCTATCATAGAAGAATTAGGAAAAGAGATTAGACCTACATATGCTGGGAGTAAAAGTGCGATGGAGAGGCTAAAAAGAG GCATTATCCATGCTAGAGGATTAGTTCGGGAATGCCTGGCCGAGACGGAACGAAATGCGAGATCCTAG
- the CDK2AP1 gene encoding cyclin-dependent kinase 2-associated protein 1 isoform X2, with the protein MNAEYFGLGRRRALGSCGSHRDFPLGAGGVHSPSTSMATSAQYRQLINDYGPPSLGYTQGMQGTSSSQVPQSKYAELLAIIEELGKEIRPTYAGSKSAMERLKRGIIHARGLVRECLAETERNARS; encoded by the exons ATGAATGCTGAATATTTTGGTCTCGGCCGACGgagggctctgggcagctgtggaTCTCACAGGGATTTTCCTCTGGGAG ctgggggtgttcactCTCCCTCCACAAGTATGGCAACATCAGCACAATACAGACAGCTCATAAACGACTACGGCCCCCCATCTCTAGGCTATACACAAGGGATGCAG GGCACCAGCAGCAGTCAAGTACCACAGAGCAAATATGCAGAACTTCTAGCTATCATAGAAGAATTAGGAAAAGAGATTAGACCTACATATGCTGGGAGTAAAAGTGCGATGGAGAGGCTAAAAAGAG GCATTATCCATGCTAGAGGATTAGTTCGGGAATGCCTGGCCGAGACGGAACGAAATGCGAGATCCTAG
- the MTRFR gene encoding mitochondrial translation release factor in rescue, with protein sequence MNAPGLFHFAFLLRGVQTPSWTRWVLRKQQLSLPSVPLLQAARKRNSLNLLELSEADLEEQFVRGDGPGGQATNKTNNCVVLKHIPSGIVVKCHQTRSVEKNRKIAREILQEKVDLFYKGEDSDVFKEKKASEKQKQEKKRRAKENLERKKLFKEMQQLDKE encoded by the exons ATGAATGCTCcaggtttatttcattttgcattctTACTGAGAGGGGTGCAAACACCATCATGGACACGGTGGGTtctgaggaagcagcagctctctctgcCCAGCGTCCCCCTGCTTCAGGCAGCAAGAAAAAGGAACTCTTTGAATCTCCTTGAACTAAGTGAGGCAGATTTAGAAGAACAGTTTGTAAGAGGTGATGGCCCAGGAGGTCAAGCCACAAATAAGACAAACAACTGTGTTGTCCTGAAGCATATTCCATCTGGGATTGTAGTGAAG TGTCATCAGACAAGATCAGTGGAGAAGAACCGAAAGATTGCCAGAgaaatcctgcaggaaaaagTTGACCTTTTCTACAAAGGCGAAGACAGTgatgtttttaaagagaagaaagcatcagagaagcaaaagcaggagaaaaaaagaagagcaaaggaaaacctagaaaggaaaaagctttttaaagagATGCAACAATTGGATAAGGAATAA